DNA sequence from the Cronobacter turicensis z3032 genome:
TCAGTGGATTGAACAGCCCCTCGACACCCAACTTGCCGCCAAAATGACCGACCTGCGAACGCTTCTGGCTGACCTGCCGGTGAACGAGTGGGGCGCGCCGGTGAGCGGGCCGGAGCAGGCGTTTCGCAATAAAGCGAAAATGGTGGTGAGCGGGAGCGTGGAAAAACCGCTGCTCGGCATGCTGCATCGCGATGGCACGCCGGTGGATCTGACCGAATGCCCGCTCTATCCGGCGTCGTTTTATACCGTGTTCGCCGCCATAAAGCCGTTTATCGCCCGCGCGGGCCTGACGCCGTACAACGTCGCCCGCAAACGCGGCGAGCTGAAATACCTGCTGCTGACGCAGAGCACGCTCGACGGCGGGCTGATGCTGCGTTTTGTGCTGCGCTCGAAGGAGAAACTTGAGCAACTGCGCGCCGCCTTGCCTGCGCTGCTGGCGCAACTGCCGCAGCTTAAAGTAGTGACCGCCAATATTCAGCCTGTGCATATGGCGATCATGGAAGGCGACGAGGAGATCTGGCTGACGGCCCAACAGGCGCTGGCGGAAAATTTCAACGGCGTGCCGCTATGGATACGTCCGCAGAGCTTTTTCCAGACCAACCCGACGGTCGCGAGCGCCC
Encoded proteins:
- the rumB gene encoding 23S rRNA (uracil-5-)-methyltransferase rumB — protein: MHCALYDAGRCRSCQWIEQPLDTQLAAKMTDLRTLLADLPVNEWGAPVSGPEQAFRNKAKMVVSGSVEKPLLGMLHRDGTPVDLTECPLYPASFYTVFAAIKPFIARAGLTPYNVARKRGELKYLLLTQSTLDGGLMLRFVLRSKEKLEQLRAALPALLAQLPQLKVVTANIQPVHMAIMEGDEEIWLTAQQALAENFNGVPLWIRPQSFFQTNPTVASALYATARDWVRALPVNHMWDLFCGVGGFGLHCATPEMTLTGIEIAPEAIACCRASAQELGLRSVHFQALDSTDFATGQQAVPDLVLVNPPRRGIGEALCEYLSRMAPRYMVYSSCNAQTMAKDIKQLRGYRVVRVQLFDMFPHTAHYEVLTLLVRE